From a single Eleginops maclovinus isolate JMC-PN-2008 ecotype Puerto Natales chromosome 18, JC_Emac_rtc_rv5, whole genome shotgun sequence genomic region:
- the slitrk3a gene encoding SLIT and NTRK-like protein 3, translating to MLWVTLLSTIALGWTTPIPLLEDSEEIDEPCFEPCYCEVKEGIFHVHCDSKGFTNVSQISQIWSRPFKLNLQRNSMRKLYFNSFLHLNNAISINLGNNALQDIHAGAFNGLGILKRLFLHENKLEVFRNDTFLGLESLEYLQADYNVIKRIESGAFRHLHKLRVLILNDNLIPVLPNYLFRSVSLTHLDLRGNRLKTLPYKGMLEYVGRSLMEIQLEENPWNCVCEIVQLKTWLERIPYTALVGEITCEYPFHLHGKDLREIKRSELCPLLSDAEIEAKLGIPRIPFSNENTWPTKPSSMLSSFHNTASSVENRERAVKPTKRPRPTKNPPTPRSIYPGINQPPVAGYQTRPPIPIICPAGCTCNLHINDLGLTVNCKEKGFHNISELLPRPLNAKKLYLSGNLIQKIYRSDFWNFSSLDLLHLGNNRISYVQEGAFINLPNLKSLYLNGNDIERLAPGMFRGLQMLSYLYFEYNVIREIQPNSFSLMPNLQLVFLNDNLLRSLPNDAFAGTNLARLNLRNNYFLSMPVRGVLEHLTSIVQIDLHQNPWECTCEIIPLKQWLEKLSSVIVVGDVMCKTPEFAFGKDLRALEVEVICPELKISSGPSPALPGGDDLTTGSSEMGEASGRGAVPLSVLILSLLILFISAVFVAAGLFAFVLRRRKKLPFRKRSEVDLTGIQMQCRMFEDPPRQSCSGNTCTPEKPTPSAHTHTHSGHTHAHGHVYDYIPHPVTQMCNNPIYKPREGEIAEEDRAQFSEKKDNGSSSNSNYRTLLEKEREWTLAVSNSQLNTIVTVNHATADMAGYHENGGLCPTVIDSQRPTPTVGFVDCLYGTVPKLKDMHVAHAHPPGMQYPDLQQDARLKETLLFTAGKALYPDPSHSDYLELRAKLQTKPDYLEVLEKSYRF from the coding sequence ATGCTGTGGGTTACCTTGCTGAGCACCATAGCCTTAGGATGGACCACCCCGATCCCACTGCTGGAGGACTCCGAGGAGATCGACGAGCCCTGCTTCGAGCCTTGCTACTGCGAGGTCAAGGAGGGCATCTTCCACGTCCACTGTGACAGTAAAGGATTTACAAATGTTAGCCAGATCTCACAGATATGGAGTCGGCCCTTCAAACTCAATCTGCAGAGGAACTCGATGAGGAAGCTTTACTTTAACAGCTTCCTCCATCTCAACAATGCCATATCCATTAATCTCGGTAACAATGCCTTGCAAGATATCCACGCAGGAGCATTCAATGGCTTGGGAATACTCAAACGGCTGTTCctacatgaaaacaaactggAGGTTTTCCGGAATGACACTTTTCTGGGGTTGGAGAGTTTAGAGTACCTCCAGGCGGACTACAATGTTATCAAACGGATTGAAAGTGGTGCATTCAGGCACCTTCACAAATTAAGAGTGCTGATACTAAATGACAATCTGATCCCCGTGCTACCCAATTATCTTTTCCGGTCCGTGTCGCTCACACATCTGGACCTGAGGGGAAACAGACTAAAGACTCTGCCGTATAAAGGCATGCTGGAGTACGTTGGGAGGAGCCTAATGGAAATCCAGCTGGAGGAGAACCCctggaactgtgtgtgtgagattgtcCAGTTAAAAACGTGGCTGGAGAGAATCCCCTACACAGCTCTGGTTGGTGAGATCACATGTGAGTACCCGTTCCACTTACATGGGAAAGACTTACGGGAAATCAAGCGCAGTGAGCTCTGCCCGCTGCTCTCCGATGCAGAGATTGAGGCCAAGCTGGGAATTCCCCGGATCCCGTTCAGCAACGAGAACACATGGCCTACTAAACCTTCCTCCATGCTCTCCTCCTTTCACAACACAGCCTCTTCTGTGGAAAACAGGGAAAGAGCTGTTAAGCCTACCAAACGACCTCGGCCCACAAAGAACCCCCCAACCCCTCGTAGCATCTACCCAGGCATCAACCAGCCCCCTGTTGCTGGCTACCAAACAAGGCCTCCCATTCCAATCATTTGTCCAGCTGGATGTACTTGTAACCTTCACATCAATGACCTGGGGCTAACGGTGAACTGCAAAGAGAAAGGCTTCCACAACATCTCCGAGCTCCTGCCTCGACCTCTCAATGCCAAGAAATTATATCTTAGCGGGAACCTTATACAGAAAATCTACCGTTCTGATTTCTGGAACTTCTCAAGCTTGGATTTACTGCATTTAGGGAATAATCGGATATCCTACGTCCAAGAGGGCGCCTTTATCAACCTGCCAAACTTGAAGAGTTTGTACCTGAATGGGAACGACATAGAGAGACTCGCCCCCGGTATGTTTCGGGGGCTTCAGATGTTGAGTTATCTTTACTTTGAGTACAACGTCATACGTGAGATACAACCTAACTCCTTCTCCCTGATGCCCAACCTCCAGCTGGTTTTCCTCAATGACAACCTGCTGCGCTCCCTCCCCAATGATGCATTTGCAGGCACCAACCTGGCACGTCTCAATCTGCGCAACAACTACTTCCTTTCCATGCCCGTGCGTGGCGTTCTGGAGCATCTGACCTCCATTGTCCAGATTGACCTCCATCAGAACCCCTGGGAATGCACCTGTGAAATCATCCCCCTCAAACAGTGGCTGGAGAAGCTCTCTTCTGTCATCGTGGTTGGAGATGTCATGTGCAAGACACCCGAGTTTGCTTTTGGGAAGGACCTGCGTGCCCTGGAGGTGGAGGTCATCTGTCCTGAGCTCAAGATCTCCTCAGGCCCCTCACCGGCACTGCCTGGTGGGGATGACCTCACCACCGGGAGCTCTGAAATGGGGGAGGCAAGTGGGAGAGGAGCTGTCCCACTGTCTGTTCTAATCCTCAGCCTactcatcctcttcatctccgCTGTGTTTGTGGCCGCTGGGCTTTTCGCCTTTGTTCTCCGTCGCAGGAAGAAGCTCCCCTTCCGGAAACGCTCCGAGGTAGACCTGACGGGGATCCAGATGCAGTGCCGGATGTTCGAGGACCCACCGAGGCAGAGCTGTTCTGGAAACACCTGCACACCGGAGAAACCGACAcccagtgcacacacacacactcactctggTCACACACATGCCCATGGTCACGTTTATGATTACATCCCCCACCCTGTGACTCAGATGTGCAACAACCCCATCTATAAACCTAGAGAGGGGGAAATAGCTGAGGAAGACAGGGCGCAGTTTTCAGAGAAGAAAGACAATGGCAGCAGTAGCAACAGTAACTACAGAACCTTGttagagaaggaaagagagtggaCCCTGGCCGTCTCAAACTCTCAGCTCAACACCATCGTCACAGTTAACCATGCCACGGCTGACATGGCAGGATATCACGAGAACGGAGGGCTCTGTCCCACGGTGATTGACAGTCAGAGGCCGACACCAACAGTGGGCTTTGTAGACTGTTTGTATGGGACAGTACCCAAACTAAAGGACATGCATGTGGCGCATGCGCACCCACCAGGCATGCAGTACCCGGATTTGCAGCAGGACGCACGGCTGAAGGAGACATTGCTTTTCACGGCAGGGAAAGCCCTCTACCCCGACCCGTCCCATAGCGATTACCTCGAGTTAAGGGCCAAACTTCAAACCAAGCCGGATTACCTCGA